One Caloramator mitchellensis DNA window includes the following coding sequences:
- a CDS encoding sensor domain-containing diguanylate cyclase, with protein sequence MEIAAAIIAILFAIYLIVNNMKLKSEYQRTEKIKNTLIDVAKEIEDFKSIDDLYQRILEYTIDLIENAQRGSILIYDRNKNHMEYKAAVGFDIESLKNVHLRKEELYLYRTTKLKEPSIIKNPRVFDDEHLSKKSFKKLVESNALDIKCTISAPIYIDGDFYGVINLDNNIREDAFNKRDIILLKYIVIQLEAAIKIVKLMNELKFISSYDHLTGLLNRRKFEELLNDLLSTGETLSICLIDLDDFKYINDTFGHKKGDEALKHFTNAIRKQFDDNAYICRYAGDEFVIVFKGSKKILREKIDEIKEFLDTNPVDGINVKFSAGYSSTFETRNADKLITIADNEMYEQKKKNKLEVR encoded by the coding sequence ATGGAGATTGCTGCTGCAATTATTGCGATATTGTTTGCGATATATTTAATCGTAAATAATATGAAACTTAAAAGTGAATACCAAAGGACTGAAAAAATAAAAAATACTCTTATCGACGTTGCAAAGGAAATAGAGGATTTTAAATCAATTGACGATTTGTATCAAAGGATTCTAGAGTATACGATTGATTTGATTGAAAATGCTCAAAGGGGTAGTATTTTAATCTATGATAGAAATAAAAATCACATGGAATATAAAGCGGCAGTGGGTTTTGACATCGAATCTTTAAAAAATGTTCATCTTAGAAAAGAAGAGTTGTATTTATACAGGACGACAAAACTTAAAGAGCCAAGCATAATTAAGAACCCAAGGGTATTTGATGATGAGCATTTAAGTAAAAAAAGTTTTAAAAAACTTGTTGAATCAAATGCTCTGGATATTAAATGCACCATTTCTGCACCTATTTACATCGATGGAGATTTTTATGGCGTTATAAATCTAGATAATAATATTAGAGAAGATGCGTTTAATAAGAGGGATATCATACTATTAAAATATATAGTAATACAGCTCGAGGCAGCTATTAAAATTGTAAAGCTTATGAATGAACTCAAGTTTATCTCATCGTATGACCATTTAACGGGGTTATTGAACAGAAGAAAATTTGAGGAATTATTAAATGATTTATTGAGCACAGGGGAAACATTATCTATTTGCCTTATAGATTTAGATGATTTTAAATATATAAATGATACCTTCGGACATAAAAAGGGAGATGAAGCTTTAAAGCACTTTACAAATGCGATAAGGAAGCAATTTGATGATAATGCGTATATCTGCAGATATGCTGGGGATGAATTTGTAATTGTATTTAAGGGAAGTAAAAAAATATTAAGAGAAAAAATAGATGAGATAAAGGAATTTTTAGACACAAACCCTGTGGATGGAATTAATGTTAAGTTTAGTGCAGGGTATAGCAGCACATTTGAAACAAGAAACGCTGATAAGCTTATAACAATTGCAGACAATGAGATGTATGAGCAAAAGAAAAAAAACAAGCTTGAGGTGAGATGA
- a CDS encoding magnesium transporter CorA family protein, with the protein MLKIYKTNVDGQTFEIDGIENGCWVSLTNPNETELEYVSQKTGLLIEFLRAPLDEEESSRIEIDGDQTSVIIDIPVMDVKDKSLQYYTIPLGIVLNDKFIVTICLKENKVIDDFVAKKVKSFYTFKKSRFILQILYKVASYYLCYLKQIDKTSHIIEARLHKSMKNKELIQLLSLEKSLVYFSTSLKSNEITLEKMLKLEMMQKYPEDQDVLEEVIIENKQAIEMANIYSNILSGTMDAFASIISNNLNIVMKFLASITIVLSIPTMVSGLFGMNVPVPFGDNPFGFYLVLLIIAIMSGGVTYLLAKKDMF; encoded by the coding sequence ATGTTAAAGATATACAAGACCAATGTCGATGGTCAGACATTTGAAATCGATGGCATCGAAAACGGCTGCTGGGTTAGCCTTACAAATCCAAATGAGACTGAGCTTGAGTATGTATCGCAAAAGACTGGTCTTTTGATTGAATTTTTAAGAGCTCCGCTTGATGAAGAGGAGAGCTCAAGAATTGAAATCGACGGAGACCAAACTTCAGTCATAATCGACATACCTGTTATGGATGTTAAGGATAAGTCTTTGCAATATTATACTATTCCATTAGGTATTGTTTTAAACGATAAGTTCATCGTAACTATCTGCTTAAAGGAAAACAAGGTGATTGATGATTTTGTGGCAAAAAAAGTTAAGTCATTCTATACGTTTAAAAAATCAAGATTTATACTTCAAATACTTTATAAAGTAGCATCCTATTATCTATGTTATCTTAAGCAGATAGACAAAACAAGCCATATTATAGAAGCAAGGCTTCACAAATCAATGAAGAATAAAGAGCTTATACAGCTATTATCTCTTGAAAAGAGCCTAGTTTACTTTTCAACTTCTTTAAAATCCAACGAAATAACTCTTGAAAAGATGCTTAAACTTGAGATGATGCAAAAATATCCAGAGGACCAGGACGTTTTAGAAGAGGTTATCATTGAGAACAAGCAGGCTATTGAAATGGCAAATATATATAGCAATATATTGAGCGGAACTATGGATGCATTTGCTTCGATTATTTCAAATAACCTGAATATAGTAATGAAGTTTTTGGCTTCAATTACTATAGTTCTTTCAATTCCAACTATGGTTTCTGGACTTTTTGGAATGAATGTTCCTGTTCCATTTGGAGATAATCCGTTCGGTTTTTACCTTGTATTATTGATTATTGCTATCATGTCTGGTGGCGTAACATACCTTCTTGCTAAGAAGGATATGTTTTAA
- a CDS encoding M28 family metallopeptidase, which yields MKNILSLIFTLMLFFQSIAYANAFNPQNVYNTIRELTQDKYAGRLAGDKGNELACEYVNKKFLEAKLQPLGDNKSFYQYFTAYVPFVEGDISFKVFNGEKLVKEYAYGIDYKEIYTGASVGGFVRGKLYSDETSKGEIYIGVDYPYETMSTYEFDKTLAGKGIKAALYFSERPMNFKSTYKIQNEYKEGLIKLLIDSRLYEEIRDFSDKGYIFEIKSPVKVKKVKTKNIIGVKKAASSEKPPIIFSAHIDHVGYDAGGRIYPGALDNASGVAFMLEILNVLKDVETNRDIIFIAFNAEEEGLIGSYYFVNRPPINIENAECINFDMIGSPKEIPLSALSSSQRSDELSAFVNEQNLNRLYEDNSDHAPFNMRNISAVTLIHDDMEKIHTTFDTIENIDVKKIEEAFETIEKYLLERGILLTKPEEQENAKNTYLIYVALIPILAAGVYIGINRKKFQI from the coding sequence ATGAAGAACATTTTGAGCTTAATATTTACCCTAATGCTGTTTTTCCAAAGCATTGCATATGCAAATGCATTTAATCCACAGAATGTGTATAACACGATAAGAGAACTAACCCAGGATAAGTATGCTGGAAGACTTGCTGGGGATAAAGGAAATGAACTTGCCTGTGAATATGTGAATAAAAAATTTTTAGAAGCTAAATTGCAACCCCTTGGGGATAATAAATCCTTCTATCAATATTTTACCGCATATGTTCCTTTTGTTGAGGGGGATATTTCCTTCAAAGTTTTTAATGGTGAAAAATTAGTTAAGGAATACGCCTATGGTATTGATTATAAGGAAATATATACAGGGGCATCCGTTGGAGGGTTTGTAAGAGGCAAATTATATTCAGATGAAACCTCAAAGGGTGAGATTTATATTGGAGTGGATTATCCCTATGAAACGATGTCGACCTATGAATTTGATAAGACCCTTGCAGGAAAGGGAATTAAAGCTGCACTCTATTTTTCTGAAAGGCCTATGAACTTTAAAAGCACATATAAAATTCAAAATGAATATAAAGAAGGGCTCATTAAGCTATTGATTGATTCAAGGTTATATGAAGAAATAAGAGATTTTTCAGATAAGGGATACATATTTGAAATAAAAAGCCCTGTAAAAGTTAAAAAAGTTAAAACAAAAAATATAATTGGAGTTAAAAAAGCTGCATCCTCTGAAAAACCACCTATAATTTTTTCCGCCCATATAGACCATGTGGGATACGATGCAGGAGGAAGAATATACCCTGGTGCCCTTGATAATGCCTCAGGTGTTGCATTCATGCTTGAAATATTAAACGTTTTAAAGGACGTTGAAACTAATAGAGATATAATTTTTATAGCATTTAACGCTGAAGAGGAAGGACTTATCGGCTCATATTATTTTGTTAACAGGCCACCAATAAACATTGAAAATGCAGAATGTATAAACTTTGATATGATTGGCTCTCCAAAGGAAATTCCTCTATCTGCCCTGAGCTCCAGCCAAAGAAGCGATGAACTTAGTGCATTTGTTAATGAGCAAAACCTTAACAGATTATACGAAGACAACAGCGACCATGCTCCATTCAACATGAGAAACATAAGCGCTGTTACGCTCATACATGACGATATGGAAAAGATTCATACAACATTTGATACCATTGAAAATATAGATGTTAAGAAAATAGAAGAGGCATTCGAAACTATAGAAAAATATTTATTAGAGCGAGGCATCTTATTGACGAAACCTGAAGAACAGGAAAATGCTAAAAACACATATTTGATTTATGTAGCACTAATCCCTATTCTTGCTGCAGGTGTATATATTGGTATCAATAGAAAAAAATTTCAAATATAG
- the prfB gene encoding peptide chain release factor 2 (programmed frameshift) yields the protein MHLQFEEHYSAIEPMKKILNEVGLLFDIAKLKEEHAKLEEKMQDADFWGNVEEAQKVVQRAKSIKDKIDRYESLLKRVEDLEVLIELCDEEEDYSHLEEITNERVDIEKKIEAFRIETMLSGEYDKNNAILTIHAGAGGTEACDWASMLLRMYTRWAEGKGYKVETVDFLPGDEAGVKSVTLEITGEYAYGYLKAEKGVHRLVRISPFDAAGKRHTSFASIEVLPEITEEQDIEIRDEDLKIDTYRSGGAGGQYVNKTESAIRITHIPTGIIVSCQTERSQHSNREMAMKMLKSKLIEMKERERKEKIEDLTGDQKDIGWGSQIRSYVFQPYTLVKDHRTGVEIGNIQAVMDGEIDEFINAYLKSESQK from the exons ATGCATTTACAATTCGAAGAACATTATTCAGCGATTGAACCAATGAAGAAAATCCTAAACGAAGTG GGGCTTCTCTTTGACATCGCTAAGTTAAAGGAAGAACACGCAAAGCTTGAGGAAAAAATGCAGGACGCAGACTTCTGGGGCAATGTAGAAGAGGCTCAAAAGGTTGTTCAAAGAGCAAAGAGCATTAAGGATAAGATAGACAGGTATGAGAGCCTTCTTAAGAGGGTTGAAGACCTTGAGGTTCTTATTGAACTTTGTGATGAGGAAGAGGATTATTCACATCTTGAAGAAATAACAAATGAGAGAGTGGACATAGAAAAAAAGATAGAAGCATTTAGAATTGAAACAATGCTCTCTGGTGAATATGATAAAAACAACGCAATATTGACTATTCACGCTGGTGCAGGCGGAACAGAAGCCTGCGACTGGGCATCGATGCTCCTTAGAATGTATACAAGGTGGGCAGAAGGAAAAGGATACAAGGTTGAGACAGTGGATTTTCTGCCTGGTGACGAAGCAGGGGTAAAGAGCGTTACTCTTGAGATAACAGGAGAATATGCCTATGGTTATTTAAAGGCAGAAAAGGGAGTTCACAGGCTTGTTAGAATTTCTCCTTTTGATGCAGCAGGAAAGAGGCACACTTCCTTTGCATCAATTGAAGTTTTGCCTGAAATTACAGAAGAACAGGATATAGAAATAAGGGATGAGGATTTAAAGATTGATACCTACAGGTCAGGCGGTGCAGGTGGTCAGTATGTAAACAAGACTGAATCTGCGATTAGAATTACCCACATTCCAACCGGAATAATTGTATCCTGCCAGACAGAAAGAAGCCAGCATTCCAACAGGGAAATGGCTATGAAGATGCTAAAGTCAAAGCTCATTGAAATGAAGGAAAGAGAAAGAAAAGAAAAGATTGAGGACTTAACAGGTGACCAGAAGGATATAGGATGGGGAAGCCAAATTCGAAGCTATGTATTCCAGCCATACACCCTTGTTAAGGACCACAGAACAGGCGTTGAAATAGGTAACATCCAGGCAGTAATGGATGGAGAAATAGATGAGTTCATAAACGCATATTTAAAATCCGAAAGCCAGAAGTAA
- the secA gene encoding preprotein translocase subunit SecA yields the protein MGLLEKIFGSHSEREIKRLMPLVDKIESLDSKMQSLSDEELRNKTFEFKERLQRGETLDDLLPEAFAVVREAAWRTLGMKHFRVQLIGGIVLHQGRIAEMKTGEGKTLVATLPAYLNALTGKGVHVVTVNDYLAKRDREWMGKIYEFLGLTVGVITHDLDAEERKKAYNSDITYGTNNEFGFDYLRDNMVIYKEEMVQRDLHFAIVDEVDSILIDEARTPLIISGQGEKSTKLYSVADMFVKTLNKEGDFEVDEKQHAVTLTEKGIEKAEKFFNIENYADPQNMEIQHHVIQALKANYLMKRDIDYVVKDDEVIIVDEFTGRLMYGRRYSDGLHQAIEAKEGVKIERESKTLATITFQNYFRLYEKLSGMTGTALTEEVEFREIYGLDVIVIPTNRPMIRKDLPDIVFKTEKAKFNALVDEIVETYRTGQPVLVGTISIEKSELISDMLKRKGVPHQVLNAKYHEKEAEIVAHAGERGMVTIATNMAGRGTDIKLGEGVAELGGLKIIGTERHESRRIDNQLRGRAGRQGDPGSSRFYISLEDDLMRLFGSDRIKDIVSKLGLPDDEPIESGMVSNAIEQAQKRVEANNFEIRKSLLQFDDVLNRQREIIYNQRRKVLEGENLRESIRDMIKDVVTSIVNAHATDDRHREEWDIKALIRYIEDVFMLNHEFDAAELEKHSKDEILENILNHIYADYEEKEKEFEEDMFREIERVVLLRAVDTKWIDHIDAMEHLKQGIGLRAYRQQDPVREYQIEGMNMFDEMIYSIKEETVRFLFRVRPERKVERERVAEPTSTNYDDSVKKQPVKKSDKIGRNDPCPCGSGKKYKNCCGRNM from the coding sequence GTGGGTTTACTTGAAAAAATATTCGGTAGCCATAGCGAAAGAGAAATTAAAAGGCTTATGCCGCTTGTTGATAAAATAGAAAGTTTGGACAGCAAAATGCAAAGCCTTTCCGATGAGGAATTAAGAAACAAGACATTTGAATTTAAAGAAAGACTTCAAAGGGGAGAGACACTTGATGATTTGCTTCCCGAAGCATTTGCAGTTGTTAGAGAAGCTGCATGGAGAACTTTAGGAATGAAGCACTTCAGGGTTCAGCTTATAGGTGGAATAGTCCTACACCAAGGAAGAATAGCTGAAATGAAAACAGGTGAAGGTAAAACTCTTGTTGCTACTTTGCCTGCCTACCTTAATGCGCTAACTGGCAAGGGAGTTCATGTTGTTACAGTTAACGACTATCTTGCAAAGCGTGATAGGGAATGGATGGGAAAGATTTATGAATTCTTAGGGCTAACTGTTGGAGTTATTACACATGATTTAGACGCAGAGGAAAGAAAGAAGGCATACAATAGCGACATAACATACGGAACTAACAACGAATTTGGTTTTGACTACTTAAGAGACAACATGGTTATATACAAAGAAGAAATGGTTCAAAGGGATTTACATTTTGCAATAGTCGACGAAGTTGACTCAATACTTATCGACGAAGCAAGAACCCCGCTTATAATATCCGGTCAGGGAGAAAAGTCAACTAAGCTTTATTCAGTTGCGGATATGTTCGTAAAGACTCTAAATAAAGAAGGGGACTTTGAAGTTGATGAAAAGCAACATGCAGTAACTCTTACTGAAAAGGGTATTGAGAAGGCTGAAAAATTCTTCAATATCGAAAACTATGCTGACCCTCAAAACATGGAAATACAGCACCATGTTATTCAGGCTCTAAAGGCAAACTACCTTATGAAAAGGGACATAGACTATGTTGTTAAGGACGATGAAGTAATAATAGTTGACGAGTTTACTGGAAGACTTATGTATGGAAGACGTTATTCAGATGGTCTTCATCAGGCAATTGAGGCAAAGGAAGGAGTTAAGATTGAGAGAGAATCAAAGACTCTTGCTACAATAACATTCCAGAACTACTTCAGATTATATGAGAAGCTATCCGGTATGACAGGAACAGCTCTTACTGAAGAAGTAGAATTTAGAGAAATATATGGTCTTGATGTTATTGTAATTCCTACAAACAGACCGATGATTAGAAAGGACCTTCCAGATATAGTTTTCAAGACTGAAAAGGCAAAGTTTAATGCGCTTGTTGATGAGATAGTTGAAACATACAGAACAGGTCAGCCTGTATTGGTTGGAACTATCAGCATTGAAAAATCAGAACTTATTTCTGATATGCTAAAAAGAAAGGGAGTTCCTCACCAGGTTCTTAATGCTAAGTATCATGAAAAGGAAGCTGAAATAGTTGCACATGCTGGTGAAAGGGGCATGGTAACAATAGCAACTAATATGGCAGGTCGTGGAACGGATATTAAACTTGGCGAAGGTGTTGCTGAACTTGGCGGTTTGAAGATAATAGGAACCGAAAGACATGAATCAAGAAGAATCGATAACCAGCTAAGAGGTCGTGCTGGACGTCAGGGAGACCCAGGTAGTTCAAGATTTTATATATCCCTTGAGGACGATTTGATGAGACTATTCGGTTCAGATAGAATTAAGGATATAGTTTCAAAGCTTGGGCTTCCAGATGATGAACCTATCGAGAGCGGAATGGTTTCAAACGCTATAGAGCAGGCTCAAAAGAGAGTAGAAGCCAACAACTTTGAAATAAGAAAATCATTACTGCAATTTGACGACGTATTAAATAGACAAAGAGAAATAATATATAATCAGAGAAGAAAGGTTTTAGAGGGTGAAAACCTAAGAGAGAGCATAAGAGATATGATAAAGGATGTTGTTACATCCATAGTAAATGCCCACGCTACTGACGACAGGCATAGAGAAGAGTGGGATATCAAGGCGCTTATAAGATATATAGAAGATGTATTCATGTTGAATCATGAATTCGATGCAGCCGAACTTGAAAAGCACTCAAAGGATGAGATACTTGAAAATATATTGAATCATATTTATGCTGACTATGAAGAGAAGGAAAAGGAATTCGAAGAAGACATGTTCCGAGAAATTGAAAGGGTTGTTCTTTTAAGGGCAGTTGATACAAAGTGGATTGACCACATCGACGCCATGGAACACTTAAAGCAGGGAATTGGATTAAGGGCCTACAGACAGCAGGACCCTGTTCGTGAATACCAGATAGAAGGTATGAACATGTTTGATGAGATGATTTACAGCATAAAAGAAGAAACTGTAAGATTCCTATTTAGAGTAAGACCGGAAAGAAAGGTTGAAAGAGAAAGGGTTGCTGAACCTACTTCAACTAACTATGACGATTCGGTTAAAAAACAGCCAGTTAAAAAGAGCGACAAAATAGGAAGAAACGACCCTTGCCCATGCGGCAGCGGCAAGAAATATAAGAATTGTTGCGGAAGAAACATGTAA
- the hpf gene encoding ribosome hibernation-promoting factor, HPF/YfiA family — protein sequence MKFMITGKNIMLTDALKDTVEKKLGKLERYFSPEQEAHVFLSVQKNKQIIEVTIPFNGMILRGEESTGDMYSSIDNVVEKIERQIIKQKTKLQKRVHNGETLRFLDIPEYRDRDVDEEEGKIVKRKRFSVKPMDLEEAMLEMELLGHSFFVFRNADTEEVNVIYKRKDGNYGIIEPEV from the coding sequence ATGAAATTCATGATCACTGGGAAGAACATAATGTTAACAGACGCTTTAAAGGACACAGTGGAAAAAAAGCTTGGCAAACTTGAAAGGTATTTTAGTCCAGAACAGGAGGCTCACGTTTTCCTTTCAGTTCAAAAGAACAAACAGATAATCGAAGTTACAATTCCATTCAATGGAATGATTTTAAGAGGTGAAGAATCAACAGGTGATATGTATTCATCTATAGATAATGTAGTTGAGAAGATAGAAAGACAAATTATAAAGCAAAAGACAAAGCTTCAAAAGAGGGTTCACAATGGTGAAACTTTAAGATTCTTAGATATTCCAGAATACAGGGATAGAGATGTTGATGAGGAAGAAGGAAAGATTGTAAAGAGAAAGAGATTTTCAGTTAAGCCAATGGACCTTGAAGAAGCAATGCTTGAGATGGAACTTTTAGGACACAGCTTCTTCGTATTTAGAAATGCAGATACTGAGGAAGTCAATGTAATTTACAAGAGAAAAGATGGAAATTACGGCATAATAGAACCAGAAGTATAA
- a CDS encoding ComF family protein: MYTKFKQSFLGKGICEAIDGLLEIIFPSESVCANCGRIEVYDYGLCKECYFEVLNKSIFSKVQRNYPIKVEFDEVYSVCRYEGLPKEMIRRLKYKEKVELANVFAKFMVDVINNFNIDFDIIVPVPSSKKRIRIRGYNQASLIARNISNLTGKKVLECVEKIRDTKSQTLFKDQNRWYNVKGVFKCSTDLSGKNILLVDDVFTSGATAHFNSVALKKSNAKKIIVLTFAT, translated from the coding sequence ATGTATACGAAGTTTAAACAAAGTTTCCTGGGAAAAGGAATATGTGAAGCTATAGATGGGCTTTTAGAGATAATTTTTCCGTCAGAAAGTGTTTGTGCAAACTGCGGAAGGATTGAAGTTTATGATTATGGATTATGCAAAGAATGTTATTTTGAGGTTTTAAACAAATCAATATTTTCCAAGGTGCAAAGAAATTATCCAATCAAAGTAGAATTTGACGAAGTTTATTCAGTATGCAGATACGAAGGACTACCAAAGGAAATGATTAGAAGGTTAAAATACAAGGAAAAGGTTGAACTTGCAAATGTATTTGCAAAATTTATGGTGGATGTTATAAATAATTTTAATATAGATTTTGACATAATAGTTCCTGTTCCATCTTCTAAAAAAAGAATAAGAATAAGGGGCTATAATCAGGCAAGTTTAATTGCCAGGAACATATCCAATTTAACAGGAAAAAAAGTTTTAGAGTGCGTTGAAAAAATAAGGGATACTAAATCACAAACACTATTCAAAGACCAAAATAGATGGTATAATGTAAAAGGAGTTTTTAAGTGCAGCACTGATTTGTCTGGTAAGAACATTTTGCTTGTTGATGATGTATTTACAAGCGGTGCAACAGCCCACTTCAATTCAGTAGCTCTTAAAAAATCAAATGCAAAAAAAATAATAGTTTTAACATTTGCAACATAA
- a CDS encoding ATP-dependent RecD-like DNA helicase: MVEIEGTVESVIFRNEENGYTVIKLRYDNDLISVVGTMPYISENIRIKVQGEWVVHPTFGQQIKLTTYEEIKPNTIEGIEKYLASGLIPGIGPVTAKRIVEKFGKDTLDIMEMNPERLTEVEGIGEKKAQRIAESFVEQRELRSVLIFLQSYGITTNLGIKIYKRYGNETVKVVKENPYRLSDEISGIGFKTADKIARNIGVDLTSVYRIRSGIKYVLASCISNGHVYLPKLELLDECSKLLNIPSELIENQLASLEESKDIRYDKINGSDAYYLSSYYNAETKVARKIIELSLQTVEEDEEWITNEIAEFEKESCIKLADEQIDAVKEALINGVCVITGGPGTGKTTIIKCIIRLFKKKGMEVALCAPTGRAAKRITEATGEEAKTLHRLLEMEFLESDDGPIFSRDEKNPLDEDVIIVDEASMVDILLMNSLLKAITIGKRLIIVGDVDQLPSVGPGNVLRDIIDSKGIKVKRLNRVFRQKNESLIAINAHKINSGEMPYLNEKDKDFFFISKSNPQDILEEILNLVDRRLPSFKEGFDPLRDIQVLSPMRKGENGIINLNKELQRILNPPSSTKEEKEVRDIIFREGDKVMQTKNNYNIEWTSLVSLEGEGQGIGVFNGDIGFIEKIDNEEQKATVIFDDEKRVTYDFTSLDELDLAYAITIHKSQGSEFPVIVVPVSFGPPMLMTRNLIYTAVTRAKKLVVLVGMKQALQFMIENEKIADRYSGLNERIVKIITELK; this comes from the coding sequence ATGGTTGAAATTGAAGGAACTGTCGAGAGCGTTATTTTTAGAAATGAAGAAAATGGCTATACTGTTATAAAGCTAAGATATGACAACGACCTTATCTCTGTGGTTGGAACTATGCCCTATATAAGCGAAAACATTAGGATAAAGGTTCAAGGGGAGTGGGTAGTTCATCCTACCTTTGGGCAGCAGATTAAACTTACAACCTACGAAGAGATTAAGCCTAACACGATAGAAGGAATAGAAAAATATCTTGCATCAGGTCTAATACCTGGGATTGGTCCTGTTACTGCCAAAAGAATAGTTGAAAAATTTGGCAAGGACACGCTTGATATAATGGAAATGAACCCTGAAAGGCTTACAGAAGTAGAGGGAATTGGCGAGAAAAAGGCGCAAAGGATTGCCGAATCATTTGTAGAACAGAGGGAATTAAGGAGCGTTTTGATTTTTCTTCAGAGCTATGGAATAACAACAAACCTTGGAATAAAAATTTACAAAAGATACGGAAACGAAACTGTGAAGGTCGTTAAGGAAAATCCATACAGGCTCTCGGATGAAATTTCAGGTATCGGATTTAAAACAGCAGATAAGATTGCAAGAAACATTGGAGTTGATTTAACTTCGGTTTATAGAATAAGGTCAGGTATAAAATATGTCCTTGCAAGCTGCATTTCAAATGGACATGTTTACCTTCCAAAACTTGAACTATTAGATGAATGCAGCAAACTACTAAATATACCTTCAGAGCTTATAGAAAATCAACTTGCAAGCTTAGAGGAATCAAAGGATATAAGATACGATAAAATAAACGGTTCTGACGCATATTATCTAAGTTCCTACTACAATGCAGAAACAAAAGTTGCAAGAAAAATAATAGAATTATCGCTTCAAACGGTTGAAGAGGATGAAGAATGGATAACGAATGAAATAGCTGAGTTTGAAAAGGAAAGCTGCATTAAACTTGCTGATGAACAAATTGATGCTGTTAAGGAAGCACTGATAAATGGAGTTTGCGTAATAACAGGAGGTCCTGGAACAGGAAAGACAACTATTATTAAGTGCATTATAAGGCTATTCAAGAAAAAGGGAATGGAGGTTGCACTCTGTGCACCAACTGGAAGGGCGGCAAAGAGGATAACAGAAGCAACAGGAGAAGAGGCTAAAACACTTCATAGACTGCTTGAGATGGAATTTTTAGAATCCGATGATGGACCAATCTTTTCAAGGGATGAAAAAAATCCACTTGATGAGGATGTAATAATAGTAGATGAGGCTTCTATGGTTGATATTCTTTTGATGAACAGCCTTTTAAAGGCAATTACGATTGGCAAAAGGCTTATAATAGTTGGGGACGTTGACCAGCTGCCTTCAGTTGGACCTGGAAATGTTTTAAGGGATATAATCGATAGCAAAGGTATTAAAGTAAAGAGGCTGAATAGGGTATTTAGACAAAAAAATGAGAGTCTTATTGCAATCAATGCGCATAAAATAAATAGTGGTGAAATGCCATATCTGAATGAGAAGGACAAGGATTTTTTCTTTATATCAAAAAGCAATCCTCAGGACATATTAGAAGAAATATTAAACCTCGTTGATAGAAGGCTGCCTTCCTTTAAAGAAGGCTTTGACCCGTTAAGGGATATACAGGTCCTATCCCCTATGCGGAAGGGGGAGAATGGCATAATTAATTTAAACAAAGAACTTCAAAGGATACTGAATCCTCCATCCAGCACGAAGGAAGAGAAGGAAGTAAGGGATATAATATTTAGAGAAGGCGACAAGGTCATGCAAACCAAAAACAACTATAACATAGAATGGACCAGCTTAGTTTCATTAGAAGGTGAAGGACAGGGGATAGGGGTTTTTAATGGTGATATAGGATTTATAGAAAAAATTGATAATGAAGAGCAGAAGGCAACAGTTATATTCGACGATGAAAAAAGGGTAACCTATGATTTTACTAGCCTTGATGAGCTTGACCTTGCCTATGCAATTACTATTCATAAAAGCCAAGGAAGCGAATTCCCTGTCATAGTCGTCCCAGTAAGTTTCGGACCTCCTATGCTGATGACAAGAAACCTAATATATACGGCTGTGACCAGGGCTAAAAAACTTGTTGTTCTTGTTGGAATGAAGCAGGCACTTCAATTTATGATTGAAAATGAAAAGATTGCAGATAGATATTCAGGCCTGAATGAAAGAATAGTTAAGATTATAACCGAGCTAAAATGA